The genomic region TCATTTCTTGAGCGTGCAGTTTTGGCTTTAACCATCACTTGTGAGACAGCACTAACAGGTACAGTTTTGTTTCCAGATACTGAAAGTGGtctgacatgtttttttcttttctcactTGCACCGTCCGCCCACCCGAGGGCTTTATGAGTGATGGTTATCTCTCGGTCTCATTGTGTTGCAGTGGGTCTTTTCACACTACTTTAGATGTGCAGTTGTCATTTCTGCATTGGTCAAAGACGCTGCGTATATGGCTTCAGGTAAAGTGTCGTATCCTTCAGTTTTCGTGGTGGACGGACACATGAGACCCCCTCCGTTACCCCCCAAGCCGGCCAGTCGACATCGGCGGGAGGCCATCCAGACTTTGCTGTTCATCCTTGTGACTTTGGCTCTGTTTGGCATGGCTGTGGAAGCTTGCTTCATCTACCGTCTGTACTCAGTCAAAGAAACTATTGTAAGTACCATTCGGTGCAACTTTTACTTTCTTTTAGCATCAGCACTATCAGCTCATCTCAGAAGTTTCTGACTCTCTTTTCTGTTACACAATGAATGTGGATGATAGTAATTGGAGGTTGGCTTAATCGGGTGCAGTCTAACAGTTTCAATTATCTAAAACAAGAAGATTCAGACGGCTGAAAGgaactaaaattaaaaattgaACAAGATTTCAAATGAAGGTATTTCTTTTGAATCATTTGATGATTAAATGATCAGTTTCCACAAAGATGTTGATAATAGTAAGATAttctttatgatttattttaaaggaTAATGTGATAGCAGGAAGAAAtctcattttacagtgtattaacaaataaaacgactttgttattataaattgataaaacattttacagaattGCAGTATTTTACTGAATTTTTGATTAGTGAATGGAACGTAATAGATGATTAATAATCGGGACAacttttgaaaataaacattggtACTAactacatttgaacaaaacatatttattaaatggatatatttcaAGTGCCATCTAAAATTTCCAAAGTAAATGAGCGTTATTCCTTTGTTTTTGTTGAGTTATTTAACTTTGAAGACTATGAAAAGAatgtattctttgccataaatgtGAAATCGCgaaacctacacacaggagcctgataaaaatgctcattttagaagaaaatttcagagacagcatttagaggtttttgcactTCTCTTAATTCTTATACTCATTTATTCTTAATTCTCTTATACTCATACTCATACATATATTCTCATACTCTTCTTTTATTTACCCAAAtatttagtcaccgaacatctttagaaatagaaaggtagtacattttaattcatgtgaaatattgcaaaaaaaattataataataaataaattccaataaaatatatatttttcaatatattttagtttctcttgattttttcctcttttttttatattgttctcTAACATAAACTTGGGCTACTTTTTTGGACTGTTataataagttattttattagattagttCCAGATTTGAGTTCAGTACTGAGAAATCTAATGtatctaaaatctaaaaaaatatttaaaagagatttgtgagggctgtattcatttatgctgagcactgtatatacttaAACTTTAAAGAGTAACACTTTAgcttaagtaccaattctcactaccATTCTCATTAACATTACTTGCCTACAAATGTAGTGCAAGTTGAGTAAaatttttgttgtaaatattactcaacgtatgagtagacctttcaaaagtactcaagaatagtgagtagtaagtattacgctgtaaaaagctgatgcatttacgtgtaatttgtggatgtgtgtaaacgtgacattatgtagtgcatttagttattgtccagcagacacacaacatcatatggcgttaatattaggttagatttaggtcgtgacatcaggttaacaaaatttaatgtctagccatcATCTatgaacaatgttattttgacgtccaataacgacttgaaatgacattgatatttggtttattttagtttgcgttagaaagtgactaaaatttaacgtcaagccaacatcttaaaccaacctcatattgacgtcaaattctgacatttattcgtctggtataacaaccaaaatccaatgtctgatacacgtcatagtggtaacgtccacacaatatcaagctgtaacatcgttagacgttgatatttggttgattttagcttggacattggacattgacgtcggcctgatgttgggttctgatgtcagcATCAATCTGACaccatgttgacgtcttgtgtctaAGGTGTGTTTAAGGGCATttaggtcatcatacagtaaacatccatcatcttctgatcagtgacatgcatctaaacagtctctaggtcaatgcgtgtaaagattttgaacatcatcttggacacttttaatgtttgTTGAAATtttaaatcgcccatgtcttgaggtagttcattatggtGCGATTTACTTTATTgtatgcgatttgattggacaggatttACAGGACTGAATTTTCTAATCCCTGTAgagatgaaaaaataaagtagtgactgcaggttgaagaaaagtagtggagtaaaagtaccgatactgcactaaaaaatgtactcaagggaaagtaaaagtactaaaactacttagtaaattacaattcctgagaaaaaactactcaattacagtaatttgagtacttgtttttgttactttacaccactgccatTAACTAGTAATGGTTTCATGCATTTAGTCTGGTTAATAGTGTCCTTTTTATTGTACaggttttagttgttgttttttcttgaaAATTGTAATTGAATATGCAGCAAGTTGGCAGTGGGCAAATAACTTGCATGTAAAATTTTAATAGAAACAGAACATTTAGCATTCTAACTCAAAACAACCGCCACACATTAGTTGCCCCAACAGGCTACTGTGTATTAAAAAGGTAAAAAAGCTTatattcaattcaactcaactcaattcatgtttatttctataacacttttacaaagtagattgtgtcaaagcagcttaacatagaagttctagtaaagtgaaactgtgtcagtccagatttcagagttgaagtttagtttagttcagtgtggtttaattttaacttttgaaagtccaaacactgaagagcaaatccatcgatgcgcagttaTACAAGTCCTAAAACCAAGCCATGGTTGGTTAAAAGATTAcaaaataacatacaaaaatCCAGAATCAACGAGTCCAAGTAAAACACATACTGCTCTCCACAATAAtgatgtctacactgtaaaaaccaacagtcaactttattaaatgattgtagttaactcaaaagttaattctacccatttgaaaagagttttgaactcagtctTGAAGGTAGTGAGATAATTAAatttctcattacttcaacttaaattgagtaagttcacagtactcaaatagattattttttttaactcaaatggtttgtagcaatcggtttcctcaaacggtttgagttgccttaacttatttaggttttacagtactcagttggtctgagttctcttcatttattgggttttactgtgttcaaattgcttcatttactcaaatggattcagttcactgtactcattagTATTAGTTTTGAACATAACTggattgttgcaatcggtttcctcgaatagtttgagttaccttaactttttgggttttacagtgtaacaaaattAATGTTTTCACTAAATATCAATGAGAACCTTTGAAGATatttgacagaaataaagtcaaacaggttagCAATAAGTGAAACTACTGATGCTGTTTGTGCAGTTGTTTAATGATCCCTATGAGCAGAGATTGAGAGAGATACCATCAGTTTTATTTCAATTGAGTTAATCTAAGGACAGGCTTCACaggtattttttaaacaattaaatttccctccattaaaaaatgttaaaaaaatcacAGAGGCACTTTTTAATTTCTTCACTCTGACAAAAGTCTTCAATCGTTTTGGTTACCTGATACTGCAATTTTGAGTGTACTGGCAGCGAAACCTTATATAAAAAGCTGCGGGTTTGAAAATTCCCCTGTTTGTGTGGACAGCAGAGCCTAAcgctgtgactgaagtcagttttgtgtttttcttcagtGATTGTTAACAGAAGGAGTTTTTAATTAACAGAAGGATAATTAATGTTCACTCAACACTTTAACTCTGGtccagtgttattttaactctCTTTGTGGAAGTGGGACCAAATTACTGAAAAGTACATTTTACTGTGAGAATTTTGTATCAAATTGTGAATCAAAAAAAGTTTACTTTGCAGTAAAGAtatcagttaaagggttaagttaTTTTTAGATGGaatattatgaaagcaaaaaaaaaaaaaaaaaaaaaacattaaacaataaatcaataaacttgatttattaattttttaacacaGTATACCCCAATTTCCCATGGATTATACTTACAAGGTATTTGCAACTAGTTGGCAAAGTATACAAAAAAGGATACCTCTATAGAACTCATGTaggatttgttttgtttggatgaTTCTAGACACCTTCATGGTTAGTTTATGaagaaatacatacagttgaagtcagaattattacacctcccccctttgaatttttttttcttttttaaatatttcccaaatcatgtttagcagagcaaagaaattttcacagtatttcctataatattttttttcttctggagaaagtcttatttgttttattttagctagaataaaagcagttttaaatttttaacagccattttaaggtcaaaattattagcttaaatttattttttattttttttaagtctacagaataacttataataacttgcctaattaccataacttgcctagttaacctaattaaccaagcctttaaatgtcaagatacaagtgtcttgaaaaatatctagtaaaatattatttactgtcatcatagtaaagataaaataaatcagttattagaaatgagttattaaaactattatgtttagaaatgtgttgaaaaaatcttctctccgttaaacagaaattagggaaaaaataaacaggggggctaatgatactgacttcaactgtaagtaaatttgtatatatatatttagtaacaTGAACATTGCCTTTATTTAGGAGGGTTTATCTTCATTTTGCATCATGGAATTAGTGGTAGGAAGTGGTTCTGTCATGTGCCAGAAAGGAAATCAATTATATTTGCTTGTTGGCTTGCACGGCACTGAGAAATTAAACATGGAttacatgtaataataaaatgactTATTAAAGAAAAATTGTACTATTAACTTTGAAGTTGCCAGTGGGCTTAAATGGGCTAAGTTTctgactgtttattagtacttataaagtacatattctgcatgattttgTTCTACAGTACATCACTAATCCTTCCCAATACCTAACCCCATCAGTTagcttaataattattaataagccacaaattaggagtttattgagacAAAAGTATTAACATTTTGTTAATAgtggtttgttattttattaacttaaaataaagtgtgacaattTAACATTATATTCTTTACATTAATGAAAttctaaaaaaaacaagtaaaaaaaacattcttgtgtttgtgtattgTAGTTTACCTTTTTActagttttgttaatttcttaaGTGGATTCTCCAAATACCAAGAAAGACTTATGAAATCTAGaaacaaaatcatatttttactatttattgctGATAAATTAGGAAGTCACTGTACAAATATGTTAAGTAACATGTTATATTATGTGATCGACAGTTTTTTGtctatttatgaattatttaatagACCATAgacataattttattatttaatacagtcgaatattatttattcagttgTATCATGGGCAGTGGTGGATAGAgtacttaaaaatcatacttaagtaaaagtaccattacttgcttaaaaatgtagtgcaagtagagtaaaagtatcggtagagtagaatagagtagggtagacctttcaaaagtactcaaaagtagtgagtattacgctgtaaaaaagctgatgcatttacatttcatttgtgaatatgtgtaaacgtaacattctgtagtgcatttagtttttgtcctgcaggcacacaacgtcataagacattaatattaggtaagatttaggccgtgacatcaggtgaccaaaattcaatgtctagccagtgtctaaggacaatgttattttgacatccaatgatgacgtcaaatgacattgctatttggttgattttaggttgtgttaaaaaatgtgaccaaaatccaacactgagccaacatcttaaaccaactacaaatactgacatttattcatcaagtatAGCAAccgaaatccaacgtctgatagatccaactgcactaaaaatgtactcaagggaaagtaaaagtacacatttttaaaactaattagcaaattacaatttctgagaaaaacttaattacagtaatttgagtatttgtaacgtgttactttacaccactgatcatGGGatgtttatctctgctctgtcaactcttgatgttgaaaatttcaCTCTGCACTTTAACAGTGTGACTTCTATTGACATTTTCATATAGTTTTAAACATTATAcagaataagaaataatataaagacaaataagtctgtaaaatgacagaaaaagtactggcagtttattaccaggtttatGTACCaacatttacaacaacaaaaacagacaatatatcacttcaaccattaaaaatgttaataaaagccactttttcaaacttttcaatatCAAACACTGTTGGCAGAAGATTACGGTTccctaatgcaattcaaaagcataataaacacaaaatacaaaatacggAACTGTTAGTTTATGGGTATTTTTGACAGTgcaaataaagtaatttaaatcaATACGTGTATAGTTTTCGCTCTGTAGATAGAAGTTCAGTAAGAGTTTCAGTCAGACCCCTCTTTACCAGAAGTCTGCAGAAATGCAATTGGACAGACCCACTTGAGCTCAAACCACATGTCGTGCTGTGGTTACCTGACCCCTGCCTAGCAAACACAACCATGAGCATAATATAGGTCTCAACCAACCTGTTCCTGCAAATTAAGATAACTAGAAGAAGCATTTCTTTTGATTTGAATGATAACCAAATGCAAGTAGCCACACAACAAACATCACTTGCATGCTATTAACTGTTACATGCACACAGCTTTACAACCAAGCAGCcatgctgttaaaaaaaatcaaaaagcaGCCATGCTGTCAAACTGACTAAAGATATTTAGTTAAACTTGGTATAGCTGCAAAAAAGAAACCTGCACATCCCTGAGAACAAAAagtagcacaaatggatttactatttaaacaacgtggcacaaaacgtgaaatctagggttgcattggtctgaaaattgcaacaaatcaCACTAAACACGCCTTGCGTCTTTTTGCAACGGGTGTATGGTAGAGCCCAACCAAGCCACTTaaagactcaaaaaaaaaaaaacccaaaaaatgaACACACATATGATTGTCCTTGCAGATACTGACAGATGAACCACAGACTGCCATGAGCAAACAAGGTAAGGATCGCTCTACCAGCCTGTGTTTTCCAGTATTGTTTGAAGCATTACTGTATGCATGGTATATGAACTACATATGCCTTTACTAACCTTTTTTCAATAATATCATAGACAAAGTTGTTGCAGAACCTAAAAAAAATCGTCTTGGAGAAATGAAGCCATCAAAACCAATGGGACAACTGACCAGTAAGttcacaggtgttttgtttttgttttagacaTTGGGATTAATTTAATTGCCATCACTAAAAACCAACATTCCAAAATCTTTTCAGTATTAAGCCATGGTCACACCACAGTTTTCGACCCATAGACTTACATTTATACTCatgttgttgctagaagggatacagctgaggccggaagttaattcattcattcatttgttctattggcttagtccttttattcatcagggggtcgccaatgaactgtcaacttatctagcatatgttttacacagcaggtaCCTTTGCAgccagaagttaatgagaattatttatattcattcattcattcattattttttttcagcttagtccctatattaatctggggttgccacagtggaatgaagcggcaactgatccagcatatgttttatgcagcgggtgcccttcaagccgcaacccatctttgggaaacatccatacacgctcactcacgctcatacactacggacaatttagccttcccaattcacctgtaccacatgtctttggactgtggactgTCTCTACCCCtacccaactctaaacccaaccatcacaataatgtaaaaacagtaattatattgagtattattcatattgtttattaaattacccattaaattgtgttttattaacatctacccctaccccaacccccTAAAAACAGTAGTTATATTGCAGTAGATATATTACccattaaatgtgttttattaacgtctacccctaccccaactctaaacccaaccatcacaataatgtaaaaacagtaattatattgagtattattaatattgtttattaaattacccattaattgtgttttattaacacctacccctaccccaactctaaacctaaccctcacaataatgtaaaaacagtaattatattgagtattattaatattgtttattaaattacccattaattgtgtttaatcaacgtctacccctacccacacactgtaaaaaaatgctgggttcaacataACCGATTTGTGTTAGGCAAGTAATTAAGTTGACttcttagtttttacaaatttaagtaggttgaacataaaacaattaagtgttttactgtgctcaaattgtttcGTTTACTGAAATGGactcacagtactcattaggaattgtttttgaacttaaatggtttgttgcaatcggtttcctcaaatcgTTTGAGTTACCTTactttattgggttttacagtgtagagatgATGGAACATAGTGATGGATTGTCagtgaatggatgaattattgggtagctttacatggacaaagaaaaatgaagacctgtttaaaacaaTTCACAACCAACAATGCAATATTTAGGTTAATTAAGGACATGTTAAAGtctttgaaatttaagacattttaaaatatttaagaagCCCTGTTCTTGAACATAACACTTCTGACACTGACAATACATAACAAAGAAATGCAATTTTTGACCATTTCAATCTATCACCAGAGATTTCAAAATATAAAGGGGCACTTTAAAAgttcagtatgtaagtttgacaaccagtggttgaactaggtattgcatgcctgCTTTAAAACACACAGGAGCAAGTCTGACTATTgaaactaaaggctgatttaagtggTGTTCtaaagtttttgtcctaacaacACAATTTTAGAAACAACTTATATtccttgcagctgaacaacaggataaactgacaatgatcgaATGCGAGTTTGAATTCCATTTCACatggcatttattgccatactactaaaagcagcagatGATAGTTCACCTAACATctggaaaatataataaaccgtttgaaattaaacttcaggggctctattttaatggtctaggcgcaaagtctaaagcgcagggcacaaaagcattaagggcatgttcgaattcacttttgctattttaaggacggaaaaatatgctctacgcatggtctaacaaggttgagcttattctcttaatgagttataggtgtgttttgagaataaaccaatcagtctcatctctcattccctttaagtgtCAGTCAATGAGCCTAATCCAttcagcctttactttcactttctctctttcgtggataaagaAAAATGTTGTAcactctccactgaagacatccattagtctacataattaattttgtttgttaagcgcaaagatttgtttcaaaactatttctaaattcagttctaatttccagcaaacgaataaatgagcaataataatgaagacacgtcctatgccccatatggtccaaaacctggcaggtggacaaatctaggcttgttttgaataaaacaaatataaagatgcatataataaataatactaatgataataataacattatacaaaagcaaaaaaagtccccgaggtgaagaaggcatagaGGTACTCGTTTTTATACTtctagaaaatataaatttttgtaatattttaatcctttaatgctttttcatttgtaaagatatatgtgcattgctgtacatcctgcgtgttttaagcaatgtgtaagcgaggaaCACAACtgacgcgctctgcactggactttgaACCAGCTTTGAGCTGGTCTATTGtgaagtctattttagttccttaaatagcaacacgccagcaATGCGTGttgacacacctcctttttagaccagaatgCCTATTGGCACACATTTGAGCAAAAATGCATTTACTCTTTAAACAgcatggtgcaaaacgtcaaaatgacacttgcgtcgagctgaaactagcaattAACATTTGCGTTGCGCCTTGAGCTgcattgcaccaggtgtatgatagggccctagaactgtgcaagccaacacatattagggattcagcatgtacatttaataatgttaaagaggtttaatatgtattaattcgatTATAAACCTTTCCATTTCGTTGAGTGCAGTGAGTGCTctattctgtgtttctgaatggctgtatttaaatttctgtcatgtttcatctggtgcaaacaaaCAAATTGCTCGTCACTGCATATCTCGTCACGTAactgttgttaggacacggggttacaatgtaacctgctcacctcatttttacattcgtaatatttaaattcttttctaattaataaccaccttgtgtggaactctgaatctgcgtcccATTTCGGTCATGGgcacatactttgagagccttcctgactgaatgaatcaaatacgctGTTCTCCACCAAAGCAACTAGGGGtgatgaaatataattggctaaactggcttgGGTCAGGTAAAATAAGCAAAGcaaagacagatgttccagcatgtaacaaacattttcaaagcagaatatctgacttcagcattgtttttcagataaacaagaatgttcacttagcatgtttcttaaatatctgcaaacatattatggtatttatatgcttaagaagagtcaaaaacttacagcacctttaacatagCAGTGTTTTAATTTTGAACCTACATTTAGCTTAAGTGTTGAAAAATGTGATGTGTGTCTCATTCACGTTTTCTTCTCCTCTATAGCTGGTTTGCGTGTAGATAATGAAGTTGTGCTGTGGCATGAGAATCATGACTCCATCCTTCACTTTATCAAGCACAAATCACTTGAGGGCAAACTCATCATAGAGAAGGAGGGATTCTATTCCGTCTACTCTAAGATCAACTACAAGGAGGAGAGCATCTTATTCACCCACTCTGTCATCCGGAATACGCAGCGATTCGCAGGCGAAGAGATTCTGCTTCTGCAGTCGTCCAGCTTACATCCCAAATTCCCGAGGCCGAGAAGCATCGAAAACAGCTTTCTCAATGGCGTGTTTCACCTCTACAAAGACGATGCAGTCTTTGTCAGGGTAAAAAATTGTACACTTGTGTTGTCAAACTCTGCTGAAAACTACTTTGGGCTGTTTATGATTTAGATGAATTCTAAAGACTGCCTTTTATCATATGAGAGAAGGTTGAAACATTTGATGGGAAATTAAATTTGGTTGCTATATTAAGCTTTCTTTTGGAAGTGTACAAATCTGTCCCTAGACGTAACACCTCGTTTGGCCAATCATCTTTTTCTTATAGAGCCACATGTCTATGCAATACTCTTCCAACAGAATTGATCACATGCACAGACTACAAGATGTTTTCACGCCTGACCAAAAGGTGGTTTTATGGAGCCAGATTAGTCTCAAAAATAACATGTTTACAAAATGAAATTCACACATCCACACTTACAAAATCAAATTTGTAAGCACAATTCATGGATTTACaagaaaaaatcataaatattttctccaaatgaatgtgatttgcatgtttatgaatcgtgttttgaatttacaaattggatttgtgtgtttatgaattgtgttttgaatttacgaattagatttgtgaattttcaaatcatttttttaatttacaaattgtacTTTGtgaatgtaaattgtattttggatctatgaattgtattttgtaaatgtattagttttgcgactgatctggctccatagtttTAGTCAAATAAAATTTGTACACACTGAGTGGTGTGTTTGATTTGACTGTGTTCAGTCTGTATGTGAGTGAGCAGTGTTGGGTGTAAAGTATTACAAGTAACgcaagttatgtaataatattactttttcaagtaatgagtaaagtaacgcattactttaaaaaatggtccgtttccactgagtggtatggtacggttcggtttggtatgcttttatggctgaacgctattggtttacagagatatgtcattcgcttacgcaacaagccagaatgaaaacaaagaacctgccatgtttaaaatacacacagacgagCCAAGAGATTACAgcgtaataatatatatatatatatatataataacgagttatggtcgacccg from Danio aesculapii chromosome 3, fDanAes4.1, whole genome shotgun sequence harbors:
- the tnfsf14 gene encoding tumor necrosis factor ligand superfamily member 14, whose protein sequence is MASGKVSYPSVFVVDGHMRPPPLPPKPASRHRREAIQTLLFILVTLALFGMAVEACFIYRLYSVKETIILTDEPQTAMSKQDKVVAEPKKNRLGEMKPSKPMGQLTTGLRVDNEVVLWHENHDSILHFIKHKSLEGKLIIEKEGFYSVYSKINYKEESILFTHSVIRNTQRFAGEEILLLQSSSLHPKFPRPRSIENSFLNGVFHLYKDDAVFVRVKNCTLVLSNSAENYFGLFMI